Proteins co-encoded in one Myripristis murdjan chromosome 4, fMyrMur1.1, whole genome shotgun sequence genomic window:
- the pde4dip gene encoding myomegalin isoform X2, which yields MLDVVKMKEVCRICARELCGNQRRWIFHPASKLNLQVLLSHALGRELTRDGRGEFACSKCAFMLDRMYRFDTVIARVEALSLERLHKLLLEKDRLRQCIGGLYRKNNTEDSNVTLSGSSVGAGTEGASEDSPVLDLSALQDVRYSEMIQDDLAYSVYESWADKEDPALEPQPHHHHHHHHHCPGMDSLPGQKPRRCRGCAALRVADSDYEAVCKVPRRVSRRSTSCGPSTRYSASATGVDDPSTGSSGSDATPVVSESPSTGPDSDRTLCERISTSPASSVESLDTAIDVACPAITPKEREDVEQDREATGEKYPTEAPVGRDTPWDKPPNESSISWLELVLSLMRGWDYKPVKTQQGSKLPVLVKTKLDQGLSLPLPIPLRAHYGGAVDCELYPHQPVPEVVTPSNQQELQTELAEMEEQWLDDYVQCGPFRFQQKLIDEQQGQLSQYETAAGQCVGELQKAQDQVCSLQAKIRQSETRNQKLQERLGEMELELRSAREEAQRQERNVQNLTDTVNSKETEAAELYRVIEEQNKMLCSLKELANRNQLQQLQVSGAESIRGQGEVLGLQASLFQAQLELQAGQRAQRQAARTQEDLSRALQRLENDLQAALKHRRETEKHNQELQLALEKARSVLQEREEQLREREGERQREEEETQKTIRELRTSLQTKEQLVEDYSELLEQQQDPKEKRDSLLQKLRQRIKDRDRALERAVDEKFRCVEEKEEEMRRLQLLLREKERDLERQRCVLANNEETITSLEVLVRGKGLELEQVCEAWRSVQRQQQDSEERQNRSLRERDTLISQLQTALHSRTQEAEDLRCSLLAQIKTGASDVLEELRARLQLKDRLFQEVLSDRTRQAQEHQEQVQDLLSTISARDQYIQESAGRLSEVMNEQTVRLQELRRQLTSGFQVSGVGSKSISGPDSSVELQPLQDELCLSLRREKEAQDENRSMSARVDSLTRTLHVKEEIIRGFQRQIVDPSELPLLERLTQEIQELRESLVQQDIPPARGPVLGRDRPNNRQPEFGELSSEDREEDDDANSDYADSVDEEESKLTAQSLANIKDITFEGQGLLEVKQLVEQKRAVERELGELKAQLEKAGFSSLSQMRRALFNLREENEDLKLQLSGGALPDTSEHSDEQKLQEGEDEDEEEEELDVTIEVDEEEEEEEEEEGFEQWDAWDSEMCLSQGKHCVDKPPTRRATKPSPLDLGALLSHSSQEDDLESDLSTTQQQSTVASAMCEKAVRLQQESKELQERLMVSEATVQAQAEQLKDYRELLTETSVQQDSKQIQVDLQDLGYETCGRSENEAEREDTSSPEFDDLEMCTSLECGSQWWPANSSSTYNKTNSQTSGYGDEVSSLQRLVEDLRSQLSRSQGVIRGLQSRLRSLSISSDYGPSTPRKVNWSFQASPSQSGAEDDEGWQSSDGGPMPSPRHPHPDKGLQELVSRVGALEEQLRKGGKKSVGEDTKSATWPGKFDMLIQAQARELSHLRQRLREGRGVCNILTQHLGDTTKAFEELLRANDIDYYMGQSFRDQLAQSSALAQRVSAKISGRDHSEDPDDKTELLAIRLSKELQQKDKVIESLRAKLNQHQSHHHHQHHRSCTPCSSHALSETTDQSDRISYVSDEQGSTNEDLELCSDMEAASEFGQEETRASTRASTGFSVPQSKPPQDFPLSTLQQASSSGFLPLSYHGVMSSPLVGTTSASLNASPATKPGASLLESRALWDMPYGTRPMRVGAADLSSGSSGYQSGTSHTGSDLMKEHLREIRSLRQRLEDSIQTNDRLRQQLEEKLANTAREKGAPTNIYIQGLDSVGQLSGEIRLLKEENISLQSQLKQAAKDGSKEADELREAVLLERAKLKEAQLEAERWAEQSRRLQAEAQGHSQEITQLKQDRQRNQETINRLQHEVSVLQQQLCESCSLVHSLQCELQVYNRVCGVPKNTHSGQASESSQPGDSAVAFNPRELHAQLEQRLTGQADTHARRQLFNDSVPSPPVRDTGLFSPSSPLSPTQEPTEEAEAADQAPNLQGQAPDGSFANRHGRHAVGHVDDFKALQQQILEGSALVCKIEATLHTLSSPALPEFSLHQPMDTGVVMQLLDNSQTLRQILEEATSLLRMFWRAALPSSEESNHSTKQEQSLREEISSLRLRLTEQEEALRDAMERLRSSNRTKDSMEHFIVSQLSRTRDVLKKAKTNLQVKTQEDSVSSPSLLVGVS from the exons ATGCTGGACGTAGTgaagatgaaggaggtgtgCAGGATTTGTGCCCGTGAGCTCTGCGGCAACCAGAGGCGATGGATATTCCATCCGGCCTCCAAACTCAATCTGCAGGTTCTGCTGTCTCATGCCCTGGGCCGTGAGCTGACCCGGGATGGCCGCGGTGAGTTTGCTTGCTCCAAGTGTGCCTTCATGCTGGACCGCATGTACCGCTTTGACACGGTGATCGCCCGCGTGGAGGCCTTGTCTCTGGAACGCCTCCATAAGTTGCTCTTGGAGAAAGACAGGCTGAGGCAGTGTATCGGCGGTCTGTACCGCAAGAACAACACAGAGGACAGTAATGTTACCCTCTCTGGGTCCAGTGTGGGAGCCGGGACTGAGGGGGCATCTGAAGACTCTCCTGTTTTGGATCTCTCGGCCTTGCAGGATGTGAGATATTCTGAGATGATCCAGGATGATCTAGCTTACTCTGTGTATGAATCATGGGCTGATAAGGAGGatccagccctggaacctcaaccccatcaccaccaccatcaccaccaccattgCCCAGGAATGGACTCTTTACCTGGCCAGAAACCGAGACGCTGCCGAGGCTGTGCGGCGCTCCGTGTGGCTGATTCAGACTATGAGGCGGTGTGTAAGGTGCCTCGCAGGGTCAGCCGGAGGAGCACCTCCTGTGGACCGTCCACACGCTATTCAGCTAGTGCCACAGGGGTGGATGACCCTTCCACAGGTTCCTCAGGTTCTGATGCCACACCTGTCGTTTCTGAGTCCCCTTCGACCGGGCCAGACAGTGACAGGACCTTATGTGAGAGGATAAGCACAAGCCCTGCATCGTCTGTAGAATCACTGGACACTGCCATAGATGTGGCTTGTCCTGCTATCACCCcgaaagagagggaggacgTTGAACAAGACAGAGAGGCTACAGGAGAAAAATATCCAACAGAGGCTCCTGTGGGTCGGGACACTCCATGGGACAAGCCCCCAAATGAAAGCTCTATCTCTTGGCTTGAGCTGGTACTGAGCCTGATGAGAGGCTGGGACTACAAGCCAGTTAAAACCCAACAAGGCAGTAAGCTCCCAGTTCTGGTCAAAACCAAATTAGACCAaggcctctctctgcccctACCCATCCCACTGAGGGCCCACTATGGAGGGGCAGTAGACTGTGAGTTGTACCCCCATCAGCCTGTGCCAGAAGTCGTGACTCCATCCAATCAGCAGGAGCTGCAAACAGAGctggcagagatggaggagcaGTGGCTGGATGACTATGTCCAATGCGGCCCGTTCCGCTTCCAGCAG aAGCTCATTGATGAGCAGCAGGGCCAGCTGAGTCAGTATGAgactgctgcaggtcagtgtgtCGGTGAGCTGCAGAAGGCCCAGGACCAGGTCTGCTCCCTCCAGGCCAAGATCAGACAGAGTGAAACCAGGAACCAG AAGCTGCAGGAGCGTCTTGGGGAGATGGAGCTCGAGCTGCGATCGGCAAGAGAGGAGGCCCAGCGGCAGGAGCGCAACGTGCAGAACCTCACTGACACTGTCAACTCCAAGGAGACAGAG GCTGCAGAGTTGTACAGGGTGATTGAGGAGCAGAATAAGATGCTGTGTTCCCTCAAAGAGCTGGCCAACAGAAACCAGCTGCAACAGCTCCAG GTGTCTGGGGCAGAGAGCATTCGAGGGCAGGGTGAGGTGCTGGGTCTCCAGGCCTCGCTCTTCCAGGCCCagctggagctgcaggctgGTCAGAGGGCCCAGCGCCAGGCCGCCAGGACACAGGAGGACCTGAGCCGGGCCCTGCAGCGCCTGGAGAACGACCTGCAGGCGGCGCTGAAGCacaggagggagacagagaaacacaaccaG GAGCTGCAGCTGGCCCTGGAGAAGGCTcgctctgtgctgcaggagagagaagagcagctacgagagagggagggggagaggcagagagaggaggaggagacacaaAAGACCATCAGAGAGCTGAGGACTTCACTGCAGACCAAAGAGCAGCTGGTGGag GACTACTCTGAGTtgttggagcagcagcaggatccaaaggagaagagagactCTCTGCTTCAGAAACTCCGTCAGCGCAtcaaggacagagacagagcactGGAG CGAGCGGTGGATGAGAAGTTCCGCTGcgtggaggagaaagaggaggagatgcggcggctgcagctgctgctgagggagaaggagagagacctggagagacagagatgtgTCCTGGCCAACAACGAAGAGACTATCACT agcctGGAGGTACTGGTGCGTGGTAAAGGTCTGGAGCTGGAGCAGGTGTGTGAAGCCTGGAGGAGTGTGCAGCGACAAcagcaggacagtgaggagCGGCAGAATCGCAGTCTGAGGGAGAGGGACACCCTCATCAGCCAGCTGCAGACCGCCCTGCACTCTCGTACGCAGGAGGCTGAG GATCTGCGTTGCTCGCTGCTTGCCCAGATTAAAACAGGTGCTAGCGACGTTTTGGAGGAACTGAGGGCTCGACTCCAGCTCAAAGACCGCCTTTTCCAGGAAGTGCTGTCTGACCGAACGCGGCAGGCCCAGGAGCACCAGGAGCAGGTTCAGGATCTGCTCAGCACCATCAGTGCCAGGGACCAGTACATACAG GAATCAGCAGGCCGGCTAAGCGAGGTGATGAACGAGCAGACGGTGCGGCTCCAGGAGCTTCGCAGACAGCTGACCTCTGGTTTCCAGGTGTCAGGGGTCGGATCAAAGTCTATTTCAGGACCAGACTCCAGTGTGGAGCTCCAGCCTTTGCAGGACGAGCTGTGTCTGTCACTGAGGAGGGAAAAGGAGGCCCAGGATGAGAACAGGAGTATGTCTGCCAGGGTAGACTCCCTCACCAGAACTCTTCATGTCAAGGAGGAGATCATCAGG ggCTTCCAGAGACAGATTGTGGATCCCTCAGAACTTCCTCTGCTTGAGAGACTGACCCAGGAGATCCAGGAGCTGAGGGAGAGCCTGGTGCAGCAGGATATCCCACCAGCCAGAGGCCCTGTCTTAGGCAGGGACAGGCCAAACAACAGGCAGCCTGAGTTTGGAG aactgAGCTCAGAGGAtagagaggaagatgatgatgccAACAGTGATTATGCTGACAGTGTTGATGAGGAGGAGTCCAAGCTGACTGCCCAGTCACTGGCAAACATCAAG GATATCACATTTGAGGGCCAGGGGCTTTTGGAGGTCAAACAGCTGGTGGAGCAGAAgagagcagtggagagagagctTGGGGAGCTCAAGGCTCAGCTGGAGAAGGCCGGTTTCTCCTCCCTTTCACAAATGAG GAGAGCCTTGTTCAACCTGCGTGAGGAAAACGAAGACCTGAAGCTTCAGCTGAGTGGAGGGGCGCTGCCTGACACCAGCGAACACAGTGATGAGCAAAAATTGCAAGAGGGCGAAgacgaggatgaggaggaggaggagctggatgTGACCATAGAggtggatgaggaggaagaggaggaggaggaagaggaagggttTGAGCAGTGGGACGCCTGGGATAGTGAGATGTGTCTTTCTCAGGGCAAACACTGTGTGGACAAGCCCCCGACCAGGAGGGCCACAAAGCCCTCACCACTGGACCTGGGAGCTCTGCTGTCCCACTCCTCACAG GAAGACGACCTGGAGAGCGACCTGTCAACCACCCAGCAGCAGAGCACTGTGGCCTCGGCGATGTGTGAGAAGGCGGTGCGTCTCCAGCAGGAGAGCAAAGAGCTACAGGAGAGACTGATGGTGTCAGAGGCCACCGTCCAGGCCCAAGCCGAGCAGCTTAAAGACTACAGGGAGCTCCTCA cggAGACATCAGTGCAGCAGGACAGTAAGCAGATCCAGGTGGATCTCCAGGATCTGGGCTATGAGACCTGTGGCCGCAGTGAGaacgaggcagagagagaagacactAGCAGCCCAG AGTTTGATGACTTGGAGATGTGCACTTCTCTGGAGTGTGGATCCCAGTGGTGGCCTGCCAACTCCAGCAGCACTTACAACAAGACCAACTCCCAGACCAGTGGTTACGGAGACGAGGTGTCGTCCCTGCAGCGCCTCGTCGAAGACCTGCGCTCACAACTCTCACGCTCCCAGGGAGTGATCCGTGGGCTCCAGAGCCGCCTGCGCTCCCTCTCTATCTCCAGTGACTATGGACCCTCCACACCGCGCAAGGTGAACTGGTCCTTCCAGGCTTCGCCCTCCCAGAGTGGGGCAGAAGATGACGAGGGCTGGCAGTCCTCTGATGGAGGTCCAATGCCCTCACCGCGTCATCCTCACCCAGATAAAGGCCTCCAAGAGTTGGTGTCACGCGTTGGAGCCCTTGAGGAACAACTGAGGAAAGGTGGCAAGAAGTCAGTCGGCGAGGACACCAAGTCTGCTACCTGGCCTGG TAAATTTGATATGCTGATCCAAGCTCAGGCCAGGGAGCTGTCCCACCTACGTCAGCGGCTGCGGGAGGGCCGTGGTGTGTGCAACATCCTGACCCAGCACCTGGGAGACACCACCAAGGCCTTTGAGGAGCTGCTGAGAGCAAATGACATTGACTACTACATGGGCCAGAGCTTCAGGGACCAGCTGGCACAGAGCAGCGCTCTGGCACAGCGAGTCAGCGCCAAGATCAGTGGAC GAGATCATTCAGAAGATCCAGATGATAAGACAGAGCTGCTTGCCATCCG GCTAAGtaaggagctgcagcagaaagacaaGGTCATCGAGTCGCTCCGTGCCAAACTGAACCAGCACCAGtctcatcaccatcatcagcaCCATCGCTCTTGCACGCCCTGTAGCAGCCATGCCCTCTCCGAAACCACCGACCAGTCGGATCGCATCTCCTATGTGTCGGACGAGCAGGGCTCCACCAATGAGGACCTGGAGCTCTGCTCGGACATGGAAGCTGCCAGTGAGTTTGGTCAAGAGGAGACCCGGGCTTCTACCAGGGCCAGCACAG GGTTTTCTGTGCCACAGTCCAAGCCTCCCCAAGATTTCCCACTATCAACCCTCCAGCAGGCCAGCTCCTCTGGCTTCCTTCCTCTGTCCTACCATGGTGTAATGTCGTCTCCTCTTGTTGGCACTACCAGCGCCAGTCTAAATGCCAGCCCGGCCACAAAACCTGGGGCCAGCCTTCTGGAGAGCAGAGCATTGTGGGATATGCCCTATGGTACCCGACCAATGAGAGTCGGAGCTGCTGACCTGTCATCGGGATCATCAGGGTACCAGTCGGGCACCAGCCACACAG GCTCAGACCTGATGAAAGAGCATCTGAGAGAAATCAGGAGCCTTAGGCAGAGACTGGAGGACTCAATACAGACCAATGACCGCCTCcgccagcagctggaggagaaacTGGCTAACACCGCCAGGGAgaaag GTGCTCCCACCAACATCTACATTCAGGGTCTGGACTCGGTCGGTCAGCTCTCCGGTGAGATCAGACTTCTGAAGGAGGAGAACATCAGTCTGCAGAGCCAGCTCAAGCAGGCTGCCAAag ATGGCAGTAAGGAGGCGGACGAGCTGCGGGAGGCGGTCCTCTTGGAGCGGGCCAAGCTGAAGGAGGCACAGTTAGAAGCAGAAAGGTGGGCGGAGCAAAGCAGGAGGCTTCAAGCTGAGGCTCAGGGTCACAGCCAGGAGATCACACAACtcaaacaggacagacagaggaaccAAGAAACCATCAACAG GCTTCAGCATGAGGTGAGCGTTCTCCAACAGCAGTTGTGTGAGAGCTGCAGTTTGGTCCACTCTCTTCAGTGTGAGCTCCAGGTCTACAACAGGGTGTGTGGTGtccccaaaaacacacactcag GTCAGGCCAGTGAGAGCTCCCAGCCAGGGGACAGCGCTGTGGCCTTCAATCCCAGAGAGCTGCATGCTCAGCTGGAGCAGAGACTGACAGGACAGGCTGACACGCACGCCAGGAGACAGCTGTTTAATG ACAGCGTTCCTTCGCCACCTGTGAGAGACACAGGGCTCTTCAGCCCTTCCTCACCTCTCTCCCCCACACAGGAACCTACAGAGGAGGCTGAGGCTGCTGACCAAG CCCCCAATCTGCAGGGCCAAGCCCCAGATGGCTCCTTTGCCAACCGTCATGGCCGCCACGCAGTAGGCCATGTGGACGACTTCAaggccctgcagcagcagatccTGGAGGGCAGCGCTCTCGTCTGCAAGATAGAGGCCACTCTCCACACCTTGAGCAGTCCAGCTCTGCCAGAGTTCAGCCTGCACCAG CCGATGGACACAGGCGTGGtcatgcagctgctggacaaCAGTCAAACCCTGCGTCAGATCCTGGAGGAGGCCACTTCTCTGCTCAGGATGTTCTGGAGAGCAGCTCTGCCGAGCTCTGAGGAATCCAACCACAGCACCAAGCAG GAGCAGTCTCTGAGGGAGGAGATCAGTTCTCTCCGTCTGAGGctcacagagcaggaggaggctcTAAGGGACGCTATGGAGAGATTGAGGAGCTCCAACCGCACCAAAGATAGCATGGAGCACTTTATAGTCAGCCAAT tGTCGAGAACACGGGATGTCTTGAAGAAAGCCAAGACTAACTTACAG GTCAAAACACAGGAAGATTCTGTGAGCTCACCCTCTCTCCTGGTTGGGGTGTCATGA